One genomic window of Paeniglutamicibacter sp. Y32M11 includes the following:
- the hutI gene encoding imidazolonepropionase: MSTTLITNLAEVFTADAQHTRFNNAAILIEDETIGWIGAAADAPASDHVIDAQRRAALPGWVDSHTHLVFAGDRSAEFVARMAGQEYAAGGIAVTTAATRSASDYDLTRLLLGRAAEALAGGTTFLETKTGYGLGVEEEARHARIASTVVDRVTFLGAHLVPAGTDAQEYTDLVCGEMLQRVAPYVQFADVFCERGAFNEAQSRQVLTASRKAGLGLRVHGNQLGSGPGVKLAVEFGAMSVDHVNYLDDDDVSALAGSWQHWDPATRRGVAGTVATCLPACDLSTRQPFAPGRELLDAGVQIALASNCNPGTSYTSSMSFCVATAVLQMRLSIEEAIVAATHGGALALGVHDLVGSLQVGKRADIQLLNAPAVAHLAYRPGMNLTGPVFRAGVLVAGRL, encoded by the coding sequence ATGAGCACCACGCTGATTACCAACCTGGCCGAAGTCTTCACCGCCGACGCACAACACACGCGGTTCAACAACGCTGCCATCCTCATCGAGGATGAGACCATCGGCTGGATCGGTGCGGCGGCAGATGCCCCGGCCTCGGATCACGTCATTGATGCCCAACGCCGTGCCGCGCTTCCGGGTTGGGTCGATTCGCACACCCACCTCGTTTTTGCCGGGGATCGCAGCGCCGAATTTGTGGCCCGGATGGCCGGGCAGGAATATGCAGCAGGTGGCATCGCGGTGACCACCGCGGCCACCCGATCGGCCAGCGACTACGACCTCACCCGCTTGTTGCTGGGACGTGCGGCCGAAGCGTTGGCCGGTGGCACCACCTTCCTGGAAACCAAGACCGGTTACGGGTTGGGAGTCGAAGAGGAAGCACGCCATGCCCGCATCGCCTCCACCGTCGTGGATCGGGTGACGTTCCTGGGGGCGCATCTGGTCCCCGCTGGCACCGACGCGCAGGAATATACGGATCTGGTCTGCGGGGAGATGCTTCAACGAGTGGCGCCCTACGTGCAGTTCGCCGATGTCTTCTGTGAGCGGGGCGCCTTCAACGAGGCCCAGTCCCGGCAGGTGCTCACCGCATCACGCAAGGCCGGGTTGGGGCTTCGTGTCCACGGAAACCAGCTCGGCTCGGGGCCCGGGGTGAAGCTTGCCGTGGAATTTGGTGCCATGAGCGTTGACCACGTGAATTACCTTGATGACGATGACGTGAGCGCGCTCGCCGGCTCATGGCAGCACTGGGATCCAGCCACCCGCCGCGGTGTTGCGGGAACCGTGGCCACCTGCCTGCCCGCCTGTGACCTTTCTACCCGCCAACCATTTGCGCCGGGCCGGGAGTTGCTTGATGCGGGGGTGCAGATCGCACTGGCCTCAAATTGCAATCCCGGAACCTCCTATACCTCGTCCATGTCGTTCTGTGTGGCCACCGCCGTCTTACAGATGCGGTTGAGCATCGAGGAAGCCATTGTGGCCGCCACCCATGGGGGAGCGCTCGCATTGGGCGTCCACGATCTGGTGGGTTCACTACAAGTGGGCAAGCGGGCGGATATTCAGTTGCTCAACGCTCCAGCGGTGGCGCATCTTGCCTACCGGCCGGGAATGAACCTCACGGGCCCGGTTTTCCGTGCCGGTGTTTTGGTGGCTGGACGCCTCTAG
- the tpx gene encoding thiol peroxidase: MAITALKGSPVQVIGELPAVGATAPDFTLTGADLGEVSSTELRGKRVVLNIFPSIDTGVCASSVRRFNELAAGLENTAVVCASADLPFALGRFCGSEGIENVVPTSSFRSDFGADFGLTLGDGPMQGLLARAIVVLDENGAVLHTELVPEITTEPNYDAAVAALSN, encoded by the coding sequence ATGGCTATTACTGCACTCAAAGGTTCCCCCGTCCAGGTCATTGGCGAACTTCCCGCCGTTGGCGCGACCGCTCCTGACTTCACGCTCACCGGTGCCGACCTCGGCGAGGTGTCCAGCACCGAATTGCGCGGCAAGCGCGTGGTCCTGAACATCTTCCCGTCCATCGATACCGGCGTCTGCGCTTCCTCGGTCCGCCGTTTCAACGAGCTGGCCGCAGGACTCGAAAACACCGCCGTGGTTTGCGCCTCGGCCGACCTGCCGTTCGCACTGGGCCGCTTCTGCGGTTCCGAGGGCATCGAGAACGTCGTTCCGACCTCGTCCTTCCGCTCCGACTTCGGCGCCGACTTTGGTCTGACGCTGGGCGATGGCCCGATGCAGGGCCTGCTGGCCCGCGCGATTGTTGTTCTGGACGAAAACGGTGCAGTCCTGCACACCGAGCTGGTTCCGGAAATCACCACGGAGCCGAACTACGACGCAGCTGTCGCGGCACTCTCCAACTAA
- a CDS encoding SIS domain-containing protein: MDVELRSQPEMWERAILQARSENLLPADGLRVAVVGCGTSWFMAQSYAAARESAGRGITDAFAASEAFITTRDYDVLVAITRSGTTSEVLTLLDQLDGSLPTVALIGDLTSPIVNKVDAVIELPYADEESVVQTRFATTALAYLLTSVGVDLSAAIDEARVAVAAQTPAELIDAEQFTFLGRGWTVGLANEAALKMREAVQGWTEAYPAMDYRHGPIAIAAPNRVTWMLGEEPEGLAQDMVRTGALYINNNAHPLAELARIHRVTLDRARARKMNPDAPRNLTRSVILDEDA; the protein is encoded by the coding sequence ATGGACGTCGAACTGCGTTCGCAGCCCGAAATGTGGGAGCGCGCCATCCTCCAGGCACGGAGCGAGAACCTGCTTCCGGCCGATGGCCTGCGCGTCGCCGTGGTTGGCTGTGGAACTTCCTGGTTCATGGCGCAGTCCTACGCCGCAGCGCGCGAGTCTGCAGGCAGGGGGATTACCGATGCCTTTGCTGCCTCGGAAGCATTTATCACCACCCGTGATTACGACGTGCTGGTGGCCATCACCCGTTCGGGCACCACCTCCGAGGTCCTGACCCTGCTGGATCAGCTTGACGGTTCTCTCCCCACCGTTGCGCTCATCGGGGACCTCACCTCCCCAATCGTGAACAAGGTTGATGCCGTGATCGAGCTACCCTACGCCGATGAAGAATCTGTGGTGCAGACCCGTTTTGCCACCACGGCGCTGGCCTACCTACTCACCAGTGTGGGTGTAGACCTGAGCGCTGCCATCGACGAAGCCAGGGTTGCTGTCGCCGCACAAACTCCGGCAGAACTTATTGATGCAGAACAGTTCACCTTCCTGGGTCGGGGCTGGACCGTTGGTCTGGCCAATGAAGCCGCCCTGAAAATGCGTGAAGCCGTTCAGGGGTGGACCGAGGCCTACCCGGCCATGGACTACCGGCACGGCCCCATCGCCATTGCCGCACCGAACCGCGTGACCTGGATGCTCGGCGAAGAACCCGAGGGTCTGGCCCAAGATATGGTCCGCACCGGCGCCCTCTACATCAATAACAACGCGCACCCGCTGGCCGAACTGGCCCGGATTCACCGCGTCACACTGGACCGGGCCCGCGCTCGTAAGATGAATCCGGATGCACCACGCAACCTGACCCGTTCGGTCATCCTCGACGAAGACGCCTAA
- a CDS encoding ROK family protein codes for MNPQYLLFDVGGTDIKAAFSDAAGTLHGIRRIRTQRVATDAAHALVEQLKTLGAELMADFPESKPIAVGLLVCGIVDEANGIGVFSANLGWRDAPLRQLVADAFALPVGFGHDVLGAGVAELRFGAGKELGTAVDNAAVLIIGTGIAAALFVDGHPLSAGGYAGELGHGAVPGGLSCPCGAHGCLETIGSAGAIAKRYEQKAGVHVAGAREVLNARDAGDQIAVRIWDEAIAALTFSIAQLCCSIAPQVVIIGGGLAQAGEALLQPLREALGQKLTYQRLPELVAAQLGQDAGLRGAHLKAVAAGAQST; via the coding sequence ATGAACCCCCAATACCTGCTCTTTGACGTCGGTGGTACCGACATTAAGGCAGCGTTCTCCGACGCAGCGGGAACGCTGCACGGCATTCGTAGGATTCGAACCCAACGCGTAGCCACTGATGCCGCTCATGCGTTAGTCGAACAGCTCAAAACCCTGGGTGCCGAGCTCATGGCCGACTTCCCAGAGAGCAAACCCATTGCCGTAGGTTTGCTCGTGTGCGGAATCGTCGACGAAGCCAACGGAATCGGAGTGTTCTCCGCGAACCTTGGCTGGCGCGATGCCCCGCTGCGTCAGCTGGTGGCCGACGCCTTTGCCTTGCCCGTGGGCTTTGGTCATGACGTGCTGGGCGCCGGTGTAGCGGAACTGCGTTTCGGGGCCGGCAAGGAACTTGGCACCGCGGTGGATAACGCGGCGGTCCTAATCATCGGCACCGGCATTGCAGCAGCGCTTTTTGTTGACGGACATCCGTTGTCCGCGGGTGGCTACGCCGGTGAACTGGGCCACGGCGCAGTTCCCGGCGGCCTGTCCTGCCCGTGTGGTGCGCACGGCTGCCTGGAAACCATCGGTTCGGCGGGAGCCATTGCCAAGCGCTATGAACAGAAAGCCGGCGTTCACGTTGCTGGCGCCCGCGAGGTTCTGAACGCTAGGGATGCGGGCGATCAGATCGCTGTGCGGATTTGGGACGAGGCAATTGCGGCATTGACCTTCTCCATCGCCCAACTCTGCTGCTCCATCGCACCACAGGTCGTCATCATCGGCGGAGGATTGGCACAAGCAGGCGAGGCACTACTGCAACCACTGCGCGAAGCGCTGGGACAGAAACTGACCTACCAACGGCTGCCGGAGCTTGTGGCAGCCCAACTGGGTCAGGATGCGGGTCTGCGCGGCGCGCACCTCAAGGCCGTCGCGGCGGGTGCCCAGAGCACATGA
- a CDS encoding 1-phosphofructokinase family hexose kinase: MGGSNGHIFAADLAASGVDHELLNVAAPTRRSLAVVEHGTGRTTVINERGDALSPREWESLRSRISLLLDRGVSVLVASGSLPYDADEDFYPWCVREATRRGIPSIIDTSGPALLAAARAGATVLKPNHHELADVTGEKTLGGGAAKLLAAGARHIYASAGEDGLFHFSADRPGHWETARLATPLVGNPTGAGDSAVAAIAMGLHAGEDHASVILPRAAAWSASAVLMPTAGQLHPSHLEILTNLILSSATSL, encoded by the coding sequence GTGGGCGGCTCGAATGGTCACATCTTCGCTGCGGATTTGGCGGCATCCGGGGTGGATCATGAGCTCCTGAATGTTGCTGCCCCGACGCGTCGAAGCCTCGCCGTCGTCGAACACGGAACCGGGCGGACCACCGTCATTAATGAACGTGGGGATGCGCTCAGCCCCAGGGAGTGGGAAAGCCTCCGCTCCCGAATTAGCCTGCTTCTCGATCGAGGGGTGAGTGTATTGGTTGCCTCGGGTTCGCTGCCCTACGACGCGGATGAAGATTTCTACCCGTGGTGCGTGCGTGAAGCAACGCGGCGCGGGATCCCCAGCATCATCGACACCTCCGGACCCGCTTTGTTGGCTGCAGCTCGCGCCGGCGCCACGGTGCTCAAACCCAACCACCACGAACTGGCCGATGTCACGGGGGAAAAAACCTTGGGCGGGGGAGCAGCCAAGCTCCTAGCCGCCGGAGCCCGCCACATTTACGCCAGCGCCGGCGAAGACGGACTCTTTCACTTTTCCGCGGACCGTCCCGGCCACTGGGAAACGGCGCGTTTGGCTACACCGCTGGTAGGTAATCCCACCGGGGCCGGGGATAGCGCCGTGGCTGCTATTGCCATGGGGCTACACGCCGGAGAGGACCACGCCTCTGTGATCCTTCCCCGTGCCGCCGCCTGGTCGGCCTCCGCGGTATTGATGCCCACCGCGGGCCAGCTGCACCCCTCACATCTCGAAATCCTGACGAACTTGATTCTCTCCTCCGCAACTTCGCTCTAA
- a CDS encoding class II fructose-bisphosphate aldolase produces the protein MPLVNTAEIMNAARTSQRGQGAFNVIHLESAEALIQGAELAGTPLILQISENCVGYHRNLEPIALASLAAARAASVPVAVHLDHAESEDLAKAAVDLGFGSVMFDGAHLDYAQNIAVTARVTEYAHAAGVYVEAELGKIGGKDGAHAPGVRTDPAEARQFVRETGVDALAVAVGSSHAMLDRSAALDLELIAQLRRALDVPLVLHGSSGVSDLNIVAAINAGMTKINVSTHLNGFFTRAIRQYLDKNPVVVDSRKYVARGRDEMAVESARLLRLFAGTAD, from the coding sequence ATGCCCCTGGTTAATACAGCAGAGATCATGAACGCGGCACGCACTTCCCAGCGGGGGCAGGGTGCCTTCAATGTCATCCACCTCGAGAGCGCCGAGGCACTGATCCAGGGTGCCGAGCTCGCCGGAACTCCGTTGATCTTGCAGATCTCGGAAAACTGCGTCGGTTACCACCGAAACTTGGAACCCATTGCCCTGGCCTCGCTGGCAGCCGCCCGCGCGGCGAGCGTCCCGGTGGCGGTGCACCTGGACCATGCAGAATCCGAAGATCTGGCAAAGGCCGCCGTCGATCTGGGGTTTGGGTCAGTCATGTTTGATGGCGCGCATCTGGACTACGCCCAGAACATTGCTGTCACCGCTCGAGTTACCGAGTATGCTCACGCGGCGGGTGTCTATGTGGAAGCCGAGCTGGGAAAAATTGGGGGCAAAGATGGCGCCCACGCCCCGGGCGTGCGAACCGATCCGGCCGAGGCACGTCAGTTTGTGCGAGAAACGGGAGTCGACGCACTGGCCGTTGCCGTGGGTTCTTCGCACGCCATGCTTGATCGGTCAGCAGCCCTTGACCTTGAGCTGATTGCCCAGCTTCGCCGCGCACTGGATGTTCCGCTAGTGCTCCACGGTTCCTCCGGGGTGAGCGATTTGAACATCGTTGCCGCAATTAATGCGGGGATGACCAAGATCAATGTTTCCACCCACCTCAATGGGTTCTTCACGCGCGCCATTCGACAATACCTCGATAAGAATCCTGTGGTCGTGGATTCGCGCAAGTACGTGGCACGTGGACGCGACGAGATGGCAGTGGAAAGCGCTCGATTGCTGCGCCTCTTCGCAGGGACTGCGGACTAA
- a CDS encoding extracellular solute-binding protein has protein sequence MKKLNLRGVAVAGVATAALLLTSCGFGGASSTSSSEPGASGTVTTLTMLAPTYSDGTKALWTKVIKDFEAANPDVKVNLETQSWENVESVLKTKIQGNKAPDIYNGGAFAEFAAEGLLAPTSDVASEATIADFQASFAENEKVDGTQYGLPLIASARALFYNKSLMEEAGVASVPTTWDELHSAAKAVSEKTKADGYGMPLGNEEAQGESLIWFAGNGGNFGDGTNIAVDTPANVEAAEFMKKMIDDGVTQKDAGATQRTPMLNTFIQGKLGFAYALPQTVGQIKKENPKLKYGIAPVPTKTGTPATLGVADRLMSFKNDGSKTAAVKKFMDYFFSADVYTNWVSTEGFLPTTKSGSEKLASDETLKPFLDMLPNAVFYPTTNAAWNATDGAFKSLMGQIATGKSAADVLKEIQAKADAAK, from the coding sequence ATGAAGAAGCTCAATCTCCGCGGGGTAGCGGTTGCGGGTGTAGCTACGGCGGCACTGTTGTTGACGTCATGTGGTTTTGGTGGGGCAAGCAGCACCAGCAGTAGCGAGCCAGGTGCCTCGGGCACCGTCACTACGCTGACCATGCTGGCACCCACCTACTCCGATGGCACGAAAGCTCTGTGGACGAAGGTCATCAAGGATTTTGAGGCTGCCAATCCGGATGTCAAGGTCAACCTTGAAACGCAGTCATGGGAAAACGTCGAAAGCGTCCTAAAAACCAAGATTCAGGGCAACAAGGCACCTGACATCTACAATGGCGGTGCCTTTGCCGAATTTGCTGCCGAGGGCCTGCTGGCACCAACCTCTGATGTTGCCTCCGAGGCCACCATTGCCGATTTTCAGGCGTCCTTCGCCGAAAACGAAAAGGTTGATGGAACCCAGTACGGTCTTCCGCTGATCGCCTCGGCCCGAGCACTGTTCTACAACAAGAGCCTCATGGAAGAGGCCGGAGTCGCCTCGGTCCCCACCACGTGGGATGAGCTCCACTCGGCAGCCAAGGCCGTGAGTGAAAAAACCAAGGCGGACGGCTATGGCATGCCGCTGGGCAATGAAGAAGCACAGGGCGAGTCTCTCATCTGGTTCGCTGGCAATGGAGGCAACTTCGGTGATGGGACCAACATCGCTGTGGATACCCCGGCAAACGTCGAGGCTGCCGAATTCATGAAGAAAATGATCGACGACGGTGTGACGCAGAAGGATGCCGGCGCCACGCAGCGCACCCCGATGCTTAACACCTTCATTCAAGGCAAGCTCGGATTCGCCTACGCGCTCCCACAGACCGTGGGACAAATCAAGAAGGAAAACCCGAAGCTCAAGTACGGTATCGCACCGGTACCGACCAAGACCGGAACTCCGGCAACTCTGGGTGTCGCGGATCGCCTGATGTCTTTCAAGAACGATGGTTCCAAGACCGCAGCAGTGAAGAAATTCATGGACTACTTCTTCTCTGCTGATGTCTACACCAACTGGGTTTCCACCGAGGGCTTCCTGCCGACCACCAAATCGGGTTCCGAGAAGTTGGCCTCCGATGAGACCCTCAAGCCGTTCCTGGACATGCTGCCCAACGCGGTGTTCTACCCGACCACCAACGCGGCGTGGAACGCCACCGATGGTGCCTTCAAGTCCCTGATGGGTCAGATCGCCACCGGCAAGAGCGCGGCGGACGTGCTCAAGGAAATTCAGGCCAAGGCAGACGCAGCCAAGTAG
- a CDS encoding carbohydrate ABC transporter permease: MSVTLIPKRVSRRKSAQEGGSFLAALPWIGPALLLILAIVVFPAGYMIYNSTRKISQVGTDLKGVGFDNFAKIFSDPNLPRILLNTVVWVVVVVTVTVVLSLVLAQFLNKPFPGRTLVRMAVIVPWAASVVMTTTVFYYAAEPNYGILNKFLTDVGVLDEGFGFTKNAVPAMSMAIVIAIFVSIPFTTYTILAGLQAIPNETLEAAKMDGANRWGTYFLVILPQLRGSLAVAVLINIINVFNNLPILKIITGSIPGYSADTLMTYIFKVLQFDRRLDISSALSVVNFAIVLVIVAIYVKTVKPMKEV, translated from the coding sequence ATGAGCGTCACCCTCATCCCGAAACGTGTTTCACGGCGGAAATCCGCTCAGGAAGGTGGCTCATTCCTTGCGGCACTGCCCTGGATTGGTCCGGCGCTCTTACTGATCCTCGCCATCGTGGTGTTCCCTGCCGGATACATGATCTACAACTCCACACGAAAGATCTCGCAGGTCGGCACCGACCTGAAGGGGGTGGGATTCGATAACTTCGCCAAGATTTTCAGCGATCCCAATCTGCCCCGGATCCTGCTCAACACGGTGGTGTGGGTAGTTGTGGTTGTCACCGTCACCGTGGTGCTCTCCCTGGTTCTGGCTCAATTCCTGAACAAGCCGTTCCCCGGGCGCACCCTGGTCCGCATGGCAGTCATCGTGCCGTGGGCCGCATCGGTCGTCATGACCACCACCGTCTTTTATTACGCAGCAGAACCAAATTACGGAATTCTCAACAAATTCCTGACCGACGTTGGTGTGCTGGATGAGGGCTTCGGATTCACCAAAAATGCCGTCCCCGCTATGTCGATGGCCATCGTCATTGCTATTTTTGTCTCCATCCCGTTTACGACCTATACGATTCTTGCCGGCCTGCAGGCTATCCCGAACGAGACGCTTGAAGCGGCGAAAATGGATGGTGCCAACCGCTGGGGTACGTACTTCTTGGTGATCCTCCCGCAACTTCGGGGTTCGCTGGCAGTTGCCGTATTGATCAACATCATCAATGTGTTTAACAACCTGCCCATTCTGAAGATCATCACCGGCTCGATTCCCGGTTACAGCGCCGACACCCTCATGACCTACATCTTCAAGGTCCTGCAATTCGACCGCCGACTGGATATCTCCTCGGCGCTCTCGGTGGTTAACTTCGCGATTGTTCTGGTGATCGTCGCGATCTATGTCAAGACCGTCAAGCCCATGAAAGAGGTCTAG
- a CDS encoding carbohydrate ABC transporter permease — translation MSFLITEDRASRRTVIGRMVAGLLVAAVFLIPYAVMFGGSLKTRSEILAIPPSYLPREGAQWSNYLTMWDTPETPVAFNLISTIVISLCATLLVLLVATPAAYYTARFKFPGKTMFMFLVIVTQMLQPAVLTAGLFKQMLAMNLYDTWLAMILINAAFNLAFAVWIMHSFFASVPKEIDEAAQIDGAGKLRVLFRINLPLVWPGIVTAVIFTFVACWNEFAASLVILSTAENQPLSVALTKFVGQYSTAWQYVFGVSIVAIIPVILLFMLIEKRLIGGLAAGAVK, via the coding sequence ATGTCGTTCCTGATTACCGAAGACCGAGCCTCCCGCCGGACAGTGATCGGGCGCATGGTGGCCGGCCTCCTCGTTGCGGCAGTGTTCCTGATTCCCTACGCCGTGATGTTCGGCGGATCACTCAAAACCCGATCCGAAATCCTCGCAATTCCGCCCAGCTATCTGCCCCGGGAAGGCGCCCAATGGTCAAACTATCTGACCATGTGGGACACTCCGGAAACACCGGTGGCCTTCAACCTCATCTCAACCATTGTCATTTCCCTCTGCGCCACCCTGTTGGTGTTGCTGGTGGCCACCCCCGCCGCGTACTACACCGCCCGCTTCAAATTCCCGGGCAAAACGATGTTCATGTTCTTGGTGATTGTCACGCAAATGCTGCAACCGGCGGTACTGACCGCAGGATTGTTTAAGCAAATGTTGGCCATGAATCTCTATGACACTTGGCTGGCCATGATCCTGATCAATGCTGCGTTCAATCTTGCCTTTGCGGTGTGGATCATGCATTCGTTCTTTGCCTCGGTACCCAAGGAAATTGATGAGGCAGCCCAGATCGACGGAGCTGGAAAGCTCCGCGTGCTCTTCCGCATCAACCTTCCATTGGTCTGGCCGGGCATTGTTACGGCGGTCATCTTTACGTTTGTCGCCTGCTGGAACGAATTTGCCGCGTCCCTGGTGATCCTTTCCACCGCGGAAAACCAGCCGCTCTCGGTGGCCCTGACGAAGTTTGTTGGGCAGTACTCCACGGCATGGCAATACGTCTTTGGTGTCTCGATCGTGGCCATCATTCCAGTCATCCTCCTCTTCATGCTTATTGAGAAACGCCTCATCGGCGGGCTTGCTGCCGGAGCCGTGAAGTAG
- a CDS encoding copper homeostasis protein CutC, with translation MTSARGAATAVSAGADRLELCEALEIGGITSNPELVAAVLNEAAGVGVHALIRPRGGNFVYSTQEVELMLAQARRTASSGVAGLVVGALDAAGNVDVEIMRKLIDEVRTINPNLELTFHRAIDDSADPVRALSEVIELGFTRVLTSGGAPAAPDGLSVLARMVQASAGKIQVMAGGGMRIEYIEKMLAAGIDAVHFSAKASSPDASYMVTDGNIVAALRDTIDSLAFTARIPMIFDNEAGH, from the coding sequence GTGACGTCCGCACGTGGTGCTGCCACCGCGGTGAGCGCCGGCGCCGACCGGCTCGAGCTCTGTGAAGCCCTAGAAATAGGTGGCATCACCTCCAACCCTGAGCTTGTTGCAGCAGTGCTGAACGAGGCCGCCGGGGTAGGCGTGCATGCCCTCATTCGTCCACGCGGTGGAAACTTCGTGTATTCGACCCAGGAGGTGGAACTGATGTTGGCCCAAGCCCGACGCACCGCGTCATCTGGGGTGGCCGGATTGGTGGTGGGAGCCCTTGACGCCGCGGGAAATGTTGACGTCGAAATCATGCGGAAACTCATCGATGAAGTCCGAACGATTAACCCGAACCTGGAGCTGACATTCCACCGAGCCATCGATGACTCCGCCGACCCCGTACGTGCGCTGAGCGAGGTGATCGAACTCGGTTTCACCCGCGTTCTCACAAGCGGGGGAGCCCCAGCGGCACCCGACGGGCTCTCCGTCCTTGCTCGTATGGTTCAGGCCAGCGCCGGAAAAATTCAGGTCATGGCCGGTGGTGGGATGCGCATCGAATACATCGAGAAGATGCTCGCTGCCGGGATCGATGCCGTGCATTTTTCCGCGAAAGCTTCGTCCCCGGACGCCAGCTACATGGTGACGGATGGAAATATCGTGGCGGCGCTTCGTGACACCATAGATTCGTTGGCCTTTACGGCACGCATCCCCATGATTTTCGATAATGAGGCAGGGCACTAA
- a CDS encoding DeoR/GlpR family DNA-binding transcription regulator → MKREERLSTILELLAESGQIEVEDIVRRLAVSPATARRDLDSLAAASLLSRTHGGAVSHAVAYDLPVRYQKEDATGQKHAIAAHAASLVSQDMIVGLSGGTTASAIATQLGMRRDLVNDSGRPTFTVVTNAVNIASLLAVRTHVKVMVTGGILNPRSYELVGPFAEQTLEKVTLDVAFVGINGLEASVGPTVSDDMEAAINNLMIRRARQSYLVCDSSKIGHSAFVSLEQSTFTALITDSGITDEQKRVLIEAGIPVIVADPETKSR, encoded by the coding sequence TTGAAACGCGAAGAGCGACTCAGCACCATCTTGGAGTTGCTGGCCGAATCAGGACAGATTGAGGTCGAGGATATTGTGCGCCGGTTGGCCGTTTCCCCGGCCACCGCGCGCCGAGACCTCGACTCGTTGGCAGCTGCCTCGCTGTTATCACGAACTCACGGCGGAGCCGTCAGCCATGCTGTGGCCTATGACCTGCCGGTGAGATACCAAAAGGAAGACGCGACGGGGCAGAAACACGCCATTGCCGCGCACGCCGCCTCGTTGGTGTCCCAGGACATGATTGTTGGACTTTCCGGAGGCACCACCGCGAGTGCCATCGCCACGCAGCTGGGAATGCGCCGAGACTTGGTCAACGATTCGGGACGCCCCACGTTCACGGTCGTGACTAATGCCGTGAATATCGCCTCGTTGCTGGCGGTCCGCACGCACGTGAAAGTCATGGTGACCGGAGGGATACTTAATCCCCGATCCTATGAACTTGTGGGCCCCTTTGCCGAGCAAACACTGGAGAAGGTCACCCTCGATGTGGCGTTTGTCGGTATCAATGGCCTCGAGGCCAGTGTTGGTCCCACCGTTTCCGATGACATGGAAGCAGCCATCAACAACCTGATGATCCGGCGGGCTCGGCAAAGTTATCTGGTGTGCGACTCCTCCAAGATTGGGCATAGTGCCTTTGTCTCCCTCGAGCAGTCGACCTTCACCGCGCTGATCACCGACAGTGGGATCACCGACGAGCAAAAAAGGGTTCTCATCGAGGCAGGCATTCCCGTCATCGTTGCTGACCCGGAGACTAAAAGTCGTTAG
- a CDS encoding phosphotransferase family protein translates to MTRAAHPSEYELAASLMPGPDWKSARVEEGGQFHLVLIAPGEAVLRISRTPEAAKDMQRRVDLVQALETSFTFELPTALSEVFHGDDFSAVVQRYIPGRAHPPHSGEASTLRGIIEELASVNLAKITGLLAEPFAFAGPWNEEKTQATLRLLPPELANEALLISQTVATFADVTPSLVHGDLAGHNLHWDDGALIGILDWDLAAAWDPALNTAYLSMWHGSELIEQLAPTPDEAWRARVWLGAMGLESLYDASLRPQRDLTTLLEKIRPRLLAAATAARD, encoded by the coding sequence ATGACACGTGCTGCCCACCCGAGCGAATATGAACTGGCCGCGTCCCTCATGCCCGGGCCGGATTGGAAATCTGCACGTGTGGAAGAAGGCGGACAATTTCACCTCGTCCTGATCGCTCCCGGCGAGGCTGTTTTGCGCATCAGTAGAACGCCCGAAGCGGCAAAGGATATGCAGCGCAGGGTCGATCTTGTTCAAGCATTGGAAACCAGTTTCACTTTTGAACTACCCACCGCGCTCAGTGAGGTGTTCCATGGTGACGATTTTTCGGCCGTTGTCCAACGCTATATCCCTGGCCGAGCCCATCCACCACATAGCGGCGAGGCTTCAACACTGCGCGGGATTATCGAGGAACTCGCTTCGGTAAATCTGGCAAAAATCACCGGTCTCCTCGCCGAGCCGTTCGCGTTCGCGGGGCCCTGGAACGAGGAAAAAACCCAAGCAACCCTCCGGCTATTGCCTCCCGAACTCGCCAACGAGGCACTCCTGATCTCGCAGACAGTCGCCACCTTTGCCGATGTCACTCCGTCTCTGGTCCATGGTGATCTCGCGGGACACAATCTTCATTGGGACGATGGAGCCTTGATCGGGATCCTAGATTGGGATCTGGCAGCGGCCTGGGACCCCGCCCTCAATACCGCCTACCTGAGCATGTGGCACGGTTCGGAGCTCATCGAGCAGTTGGCACCGACCCCAGATGAGGCATGGCGGGCGCGTGTGTGGCTGGGTGCCATGGGACTGGAAAGCCTCTACGACGCCTCGCTGCGCCCCCAGCGAGATCTCACAACACTGCTGGAGAAGATTCGGCCGCGTCTGCTTGCTGCGGCCACGGCAGCACGCGACTAA